A single Acidaminococcus sp. DNA region contains:
- a CDS encoding DUF1294 domain-containing protein: MDFVNSNLFIYYLLAVNVVAFFLYGIDKYKAAHHLWRIPESMLLLTVVIGGGLGAMTGMKYFRHKTQHLKFRVGVPLIVLCQVGLILYLR; this comes from the coding sequence ATGGATTTTGTAAATTCTAATTTATTTATTTACTACTTACTTGCAGTCAACGTCGTGGCTTTCTTTTTGTACGGTATCGATAAGTACAAGGCTGCCCATCATCTGTGGCGGATTCCGGAAAGCATGCTGCTTCTCACTGTAGTCATCGGCGGCGGTCTTGGCGCCATGACAGGAATGAAATATTTTCGTCATAAGACGCAGCATCTGAAATTCCGGGTAGGCGTCCCGCTGATTGTGCTGTGTCAGGTAGGATTAATTCTATACTTAAGGTAA
- a CDS encoding metallophosphoesterase family protein, with translation MRKKLLGIAALLVAVCALAFAFVPGLSSQRNEIVHKAKSLGAHYNLTNEADVAYVRQIMTKDPSTSRTIMWQSEYEENGSLVEFRKKGASEGSSVDAENTTFTDDKVTRYLHVAQLTGLEPGTDYEYRVGYGDKRSNWYPLRTLNSSTFTALIFPDSQSADYTGWDHLAKKAYKDHPEASFFVNMGDLVDNGEQHSQWDAWFNAVSPMIEEIPVAPIMGNHETYNMDWKVRRPEAFLHLFELPSGDAEHYKNEFYSFDVGDVHFVVLNTQQNELNDWEPNLTEDQIAWFRKDMEASQKKWKVVLMHKDPLQYSFAKRPQPRPEGFSDEGRTWMPLFDEYHVDLVLSAHLHTYRDRGHLRNFARSSEGPYYILTGIAGDVQYKGLWKTHALDEYEAPQPEDRNYLVLEATPDKLTINGYTKTGELMHTSVVEK, from the coding sequence ATGCGTAAAAAATTATTGGGAATTGCTGCCCTGCTTGTGGCAGTCTGTGCTCTCGCCTTCGCCTTTGTGCCGGGCCTGTCCTCACAGAGAAACGAAATCGTCCACAAGGCAAAATCTCTGGGCGCTCACTATAACCTTACAAATGAAGCAGATGTGGCCTACGTCCGCCAGATTATGACCAAGGACCCATCCACGTCCCGCACCATTATGTGGCAGTCCGAATATGAGGAAAACGGTTCCCTCGTGGAGTTTCGTAAAAAAGGTGCCTCTGAGGGAAGCTCCGTAGATGCAGAAAATACAACTTTTACGGATGATAAAGTAACCCGTTATCTGCATGTGGCACAGCTCACCGGTCTGGAACCGGGTACGGACTATGAATACCGTGTCGGTTATGGTGACAAGCGCAGTAACTGGTATCCGCTCCGGACGTTGAACAGCAGCACCTTTACGGCCCTCATTTTCCCGGACAGCCAGTCTGCCGACTATACCGGCTGGGATCATCTGGCCAAAAAGGCCTACAAGGATCATCCGGAAGCTTCCTTCTTTGTAAATATGGGAGATCTCGTCGATAACGGCGAGCAGCATTCCCAATGGGATGCCTGGTTTAATGCAGTTTCTCCCATGATTGAAGAAATTCCGGTCGCTCCCATTATGGGCAATCACGAAACGTACAACATGGATTGGAAAGTCCGTCGTCCGGAAGCGTTCCTGCATCTTTTTGAACTGCCTTCCGGCGACGCGGAACACTACAAGAATGAGTTCTATTCCTTTGATGTCGGCGACGTACATTTTGTCGTATTGAATACACAGCAAAACGAGCTGAATGATTGGGAGCCGAATCTCACAGAAGATCAGATTGCCTGGTTCCGCAAGGATATGGAAGCCTCTCAAAAGAAATGGAAAGTTGTGCTCATGCACAAAGATCCGCTGCAGTACTCCTTTGCCAAACGTCCGCAGCCTCGTCCCGAAGGATTTTCCGATGAAGGCCGCACGTGGATGCCGCTTTTTGACGAGTATCACGTTGACCTTGTACTTTCCGCCCATCTCCATACCTATCGCGACCGCGGCCACTTAAGGAATTTTGCCCGCAGCAGCGAAGGTCCCTACTACATTCTGACCGGCATTGCCGGCGACGTGCAGTACAAAGGCCTTTGGAAAACTCATGCTCTGGACGAATACGAAGCCCCGCAGCCGGAAGACCGCAATTACCTGGTCCTCGAAGCAACACCGGATAAATTAACGATCAATGGATATACGAAGACGGGAGAATTAATGCATACTTCGGTAGTGGAAAAATAA